The following are encoded together in the Theileria orientalis strain Shintoku DNA, chromosome 1, complete genome genome:
- a CDS encoding splicing factor, which yields MSSEQYKYDSYSYMNNSSSYSKDEGDQPSYGTEHTSTRPDHHSNNVDDNSSRTNNSHSKAESHRSERHESRRDPYASSKRRSNSRSRRHRRSRSRDSRNRYDRRSRDLHDRGERSERGDRYERSERSRRSGSRHRRSRDRFRSEREPEEENLLLNRDISESHARSRAAERRRRKAQAECIRRAGGFQKLADQEGHQTVRLFWDGFQWVAKAEQNTILGGDPALMNSTRKLRRLYFGNLPVNTGLTETGFQNLIWNEMRNRNFCNDPNVSPVLYVWFAKDKGNYGFVEFASVEETERALTMDGMTCMGVQLRVSRPNDYSSTSMKSATQQQIVVPPVLTSSAPALDAFKGTCLHLVQIVLPETIEAEIEYLDVLDDVREEFAKHGKIASALIVAPRHRELAKDFQVGDMLIEFESNQELVSCVEHMSNRKYENRLIEMKPLEPDVYAQLSKVIIPDLKEMDVQE from the coding sequence atgtcaTCAGAACAGTATAAATACGACAGCTACTCTTACATGAATAATTCCAGTTCATACAGCAAGGATGAAGGTGATCAGCCTTCCTACGGAACAGAGCATACTTCGACGAGGCCGGACCACCATTCAAACAACGTAGACGACAACTCGAGTAGGACTAACAATTCTCACAGCAAAGCAGAGTCGCACAGGTCAGAAAGGCACGAGAGCCGCAGAGACCCCTACGCCTCCAGTAAACGACGCTCAAACTCGAGGAGTCGCAGACACAGACGTTCGAGAAGCAGAGACTCGCGAAACAGGTACGACAGGCGCTCCAGAGACCTCCACGACAGAGGGGAAAGGTCCGAGAGAGGCGACAGGTACGAAAGGTCTGAGAGGAGCAGGCGCTCAGGCAGTAGGCACAGAAGGTCAAGAGATAGGTTCAGAAGCGAAAGGGAGCCCGAGGAGGAAAACCTCCTGCTCAACAGAGACATTTCAGAGAGCCACGCGAGGTCGAGGGCGGCGGAGAGGAGGCGCAGGAAGGCGCAGGCGGAGTGCATCCGGAGAGCTGGCGGCTTCCAGAAGCTGGCAGACCAGGAGGGCCACCAGACGGTGCGCCTTTTCTGGGACGGCTTCCAGTGGGTGGCGAAGGCGGAGCAGAACACCATACTGGGCGGAGACCCTGCGCTCATGAACTCGACGCGGAAGCTGAGAAGACTCTACTTCGGAAACCTGCCCGTGAACACGGGGCTCACGGAAACGGGGTTCCAAAACCTCATCTGGAACGAAATGAGAAATCGCAACTTCTGCAACGACCCGAACGTGTCGCCAGTGCTCTACGTCTGGTTCGCCAAGGACAAGGGCAACTATGGCTTCGTCGAGTTCGCGAGCGTCGAGGAGACTGAGCGCGCCCTCACCATGGACGGCATGACCTGTATGGGCGTGCAGCTGCGCGTCTCGCGCCCCAACGACTACTCCTCGACGTCGATGAAGAGCGCGACGCAGCAGCAGATCGTGGTGCCGCCAGTGCTCACGAGCTCCGCCCCTGCACTCGACGCCTTCAAGGGCACGTGCCTGCACCTCGTGCAGATAGTGCTCCCTGAGACCATAGAGGCAGAGATTGAATACCTCGACGTGCTCGACGACGTCAGGGAGGAGTTCGCGAAGCACGGCAAGATAGCCTCCGCTCTCATCGTTGCTCCCAGGCACAGGGAGCTTGCCAAGGACTTTCAGGTTGGCGACATGCTCATTGAGTTTGAGAGCAACCAGGAGCTCGTTTCCTGCGTTGAGCACATGAGCAACCGCAAGTACGAGAACCGCCTGATAGAGATGAAGCCTCTTGAGCCTGACGTGTACGCCCAGTTATCCAAGGTGATAATTCCCGACTTGAAGGAGATGGACGTCCAGGAGTGA
- a CDS encoding uncharacterized protein (trimeric LpxA-like domain containing protein), whose amino-acid sequence MDNCRVLEDAVLTKTFVGDSVVVGSKSNLKNVLVKSGSEVAEGTQLEKDYIPSFM is encoded by the exons ATGGACAACTGTAGAGTACTGGAGGACGCAGTGCTGACGAAGACGTTTGTCGGAGACTCAGTGGTAGTCGGGAGTAAATCAAAC CTGAAAAACGTGCTCGTAAAGTCGGGGAGTGAGGTGGCCGAGGGAACACAGCTGGAGAAGGACTATATTCCATCGTTTATGTAG
- a CDS encoding uncharacterized protein (nucleotidyl transferase domain containing protein), whose product MEEESPCSSFTAVIMAGGNSNNFSFLTDTVPKPLIKLSGKSILHHLLHNLLSAGFKELAIVTNKQAYSQVEEHAKHCVSLLNEELSVQPSVSVYPVEDQGTTDILNGLSSSVAGDFVVVPCDLYGPFDFRTFVNEHSRSARLCTIALLDPTHGAGSTGATSMNVCLGGNDYEDWSYKYKVVTTLNEHNGRILGLVQQVALDNGDPYELYKWHFSRNQKCILRRNLVDLHVYAFSRLVFDVTSNEQLLNSSIRVGCLLSLLVPTIKHSPCSLFIGPHSTDRTWKLSDADDDEHKVHYFVASGDNFKCCRINSVDTLYWANMQLCRKGVKKGKVSIKNAVLGNVDLNDTSEIKNSVIGECGVFEISSK is encoded by the exons aTGGAGGAAGAGTCGCCGTGTTCTAGCTTCACTGCCGTGATAATGGCAGGCGGCAACTCAAATAACTTCTCATTCCTCACCGACACAGTCCCGAAACCCTTGATTAAGCTCTCCGGGAAGAGTATTTTGCATCACCTTTTACACAATCTGCTCAGCGCAGGCTTCAAGG AGCTGGCAATTGTCACGAATAAGCAGGCATATTCTCAAGTTGAGGAGCACGCAAAGCATTGCGTATCGCTGCTTAACGAGGAGTTGAGCGTACAGCCGAGTGTGTCGGTTTATCCAGTCGAAGACCAGGGCACCACCGACATACTAAATGGGCTCTCCAGCAGTGTTGCAGGGGACTTCGTTGTGGTCCCATGTGACTTGTACGGGCCGTTTGACTTTAGGACCTTTGTGAATGAGCACTCCAGGAGTGCCAGGCTGTGTACGATAGCTCTGCTGGATCCAACCCACGGAGCGGGCAGCACTGGCG CAACCAGCATGAACGTGTGCCTCGGAGGCAACGATTACGAGGACTGGAGCTACAAGTACAAGGTGGTGACGACCCTAAACGAGCACAATGGCCGTATTCTCGGCCTGGTTCAGCAGGTAGCGCTGGATAACGGAGACCCGTATGAGCTGTACAAGTGGCACTTCAGTAGGAACCAAAAGTGCATCTTAAGAAGAAATCTGGTAGATTTGCACGTGTACGCCTTTTCTAGACTTGTATTTGATGTCACATCGAACGAACAGCTTTTAAATTCTAGTATAAGGGTAGGTTGCCTCCTTTCCC TATTGGTGCCAACCATCAAACACAGCCCATGTTCACTGTTTATAGGCCCTCACTCTACCGATAGAACGTGGAAACTAAGTGACGCAGACGACGACGAACATAAGGTACACTACTTCGTAGCATCCGGAGACAATTTTAAGTGTTGCCGCATCAACAGCGTAGACACGCTGTACTGGGCAAATATGCAGCTGTGTAGAAAGGGCGTAAAGAAGGGGAAGGTAAGT ATCAAAAACGCAGTTCTGGGCAATGTGGACTTGAACGACACGAGCGAGATTAAAAATAGCGTAATAGGTGAGTGCGGTGTATTTGAGATCTCTTCAAAATAG
- a CDS encoding trehalose-6-phosphate synthase → MTYNTAVHFRCRATVNFGDKVVVVGSTENLGKWEFKACHELVASNTAEDVWNSSYPAYLPLKEYVEYRYAVLNEKNEFVRWNDELVRHIEPTGNEMLVEDDEGYFRSECSSHSHTSPKFNKASHEDRLPNFKNEQSEPSPESLVYFVTSRLPVQVYRKLDGTFGIRDSNTPLTAMLWELRNRFRNKMKFVGACCIRIETEQELNEQGLCTSTNAMGGVGQGTKDQFTEEEQHEIRKLLSSYGCIPVFIPFSEMSSSVKFCKKYMWNLFYNIGLWDIYEQDEFDWDLWQSYCKVNKYYATAVSQYLGRNDFTWVHDYKLLMVPHFLSRKCKTANIGLFMHALFPSYTLFACLAVREEVLRSMLCADLIGFHFFEFAKHFLTSCKRILGLDYNFSTGGMIFIEYNGRQVMIRMNQVHIQSDLLESKVANASRVQLLAHQLRRDWPDRFIVASVDRDVRLSGLLLKFKAFRRFLHNYPYARGKILLVQYICMIDTLWQGNSDVSRKLMDLASMINKEFETTHIVLKINASYEEKYSLFMASDCFMDTSIRGGINLCAFEYVYCRKGKPALSIISEFTGFSKTLVSAIRVNPWHTDSVMEALDSAMSLNTDYAAELCRKDVAYIEANQAIAWVDQFIRELYYSRKSQDMLHTSWGFGKTYKTLSFATNFQLLDFDLVLSKFENSKRKLLFLDCEGTLCFNPYDVESRFYQSHRETRSVPLQVNIDSLKKLSRDKNTVIVLISSRTVSVMDEWFHSLPNVGLCAERGYHFKLPSVFGHEWQTINQTNYSHLSKRGQDMNADEGNPSDNWRVVAVKLFEQYVQRTPGSCMESKDSCVVFMFQNSDQEFGMLQANELNSTLSLLMDGFPVDIHRGKGYLEVRLKGVNKGNSLLHVVNKYSSIYGDFDFILCLGDDRSDEESFRALEALKRSHPPTQLQSPQSTQPGSTKLGPAKPDKASQLSPAQFHPPEGTRQKSGEKPQRMDSSRQSGGHPATSTLSTDSEQGSSEKNAVKDSYISCIVGKRPSKANYYLNDYLEVANLLSALANHMD, encoded by the exons ATGACGTACAACACAGCAGTACATTTCAGATGTAGAGCCACAGTAAACTTTGGAGATAAGGTGGTGGTAGTAGGATCGACGGAGAACCTGGGCAAGTGGGAGTTCAAGGCCTGCCACGAGCTTGTGGCAAGTAACACAGCAGAGGACGTGTGGAACTCGAGCTACCCAGCATACCTGCCGCTGAAGGAGTACGTCGAGTACCGCTACGCAGTGCTGAACGAAAAGAACGAGTTCGTGCGCTGGAACGACGAGCTGGTGCGCCACATAGAGCCGACGGGCAACGAGATGCTGGTGGAGGACGACGAAGGATACTTCAGGTCGGAGTGCTCAAGTCACTCGCACACGAGTCCGAAGTTCAACAAGGCCTCGCACGAGGACAGGCTCCCGAACTTCAAGAACGAACAGAGCGAGCCGAGCCCGGAGAGCCTGGTCTACTTCGTAACCTCAAGGCTGCCAGTGCAGGTGTACAGAAAGCTGGACGGCACCTTCGGAATCAGAGACAGCAACACGCCGCTGACGGCGATGCTCTGGGAGCTGAGAAACCGCTTCCGAAACAAAATGAAGTTCGTGGGAGCATGCTGCATCAGAATAGAGACAGAGCAGGAGCTTAACGAGCAGGGCCTGTGCACAAGCAC GAACGCCATG GGAGGGGTAGGGCAGGGGACGAAGGACCAGTTcacggaggaggagcagcaCGAGATAAGAAAGCTGCTCTCCTCATACGGATGCATCCCAGTCTTCATACCGTTCTCGGAAATGAGCAGCTCAGTCAAGTTCTGCAAAAAGTACATGTGGAACCTATTCTATAACATAGGGCTCTGGGACATCTACGAGCAGGACGAGTTCGACTGGGACCTGTGGCAGTCATACTGCAAGGTGAACAAGTACTACGCGACGGCGGTCTCGCAGTACCTGGGACGCAACGACTTCACCTGGGTGCACGACTACAAGCTGCTGATGGTCCCGCACTTCCTCTCGCGCAAGTGCAAGACTGCGAACATCGGGCTCTTCATGCACGCGCTCTTCCCCTCATACACGCTCTTCGCGTGCCTCGCGGTCCGCGAGGAGGTGCTGCGAAGCATGCTCTGCGCGGACCTGATCGGCTTCCACTTCTTCGAGTTCGCAAAGCACTTCCTGACGAGCTGCAAGCGCATCCTCGGCCTCGACTACAACTTCTCGACGGGCGGCATGATATTCATCGAGTACAACGGCCGCCAGGTCATGATCAGGATGAACCAGGTCCACATCCAGAGCGACCTGCTGGAGAGCAAGGT CGCAAACGCGAGCAGGGTTCAGCTGCTCGCGCACCAGCTGAGGCGCGACTGGCCCGACAGGTTCATCGTGGCCTCAGTCGACAGGGACGTGCGCCTGTCGGGGCTCCTGCTGAAGTTCAAGGCCTTCAGAAGGTTCCTGCATAACTACCCGTACGCCCGCGGGAAAATACTGCTCGTGCAGTACATCTGCATGATCGACACGCTCTGGCAGGGCAACTCGGACGTGAGTCGGAAGCTTATGGACCTGGCGTCGATGATAAACAAGGAATTCGAG aCAACGCACATAGTGCTGAAGATTAACGCGAGCTACGAAGAAAAGTATTCACTCTTCATGGCCTCGGACTGCTTCATGGACACGTCTATCAGAGGAGGAATTAACCTGTGCGCATTCGAGTACGTATACTGCCGCAAGGGGAAGCCGGCGCTCTCGATCATCAGCGAGTTCACAGGATTCAGCAAGACGCTGGTCAGCGCAATCAGAGTTAACCCGTGGCACACGGACAGCGTCATGGAGGCGCTCGACTCAGCAATGTCGCTGAACACTGACTACGCGGCGGAGCTGTGCAGAAAGGACGTGGCCTACATCGAGGCGAATCAGGCGATCGCATGGGTCGACCAGTTTATAAGGGAGCTCTACTACTCGAGGAAGAGCCAGGACATGCTGCACACGTCATGGGGGTTCGGAAAGACGTACAAGACGCTGAGCTTCGCAACCAACTTCCAGCTGCTCGACTTCGACCTGGTGCTGAGCAAGTTCGAAAACTCAAAGCGGAAGCTGCTCTTTCTGGACTGCGAGGGCACGCTCTGCTTCAACCCGTACGACGTCGAGTCGCGGTTTTACCAGTCCCACAGGGAGACGCGTTCGGTTCCACTGCAA GTCAACATCGACAGCCTCAAAAAACTATCCAGAGACAAGAATACAGTCATTGTGCTCATCAGCTCACGCACAGTCTCAGTCATGGACGAATGGTTCCACTCCTTGCCGAACGTCGGACTTTGCGCAGAGAGGGGATACCACTTTAAACTCCCCAGCGTGTTCGGACACGAGTGGCAGACAATTAACCAGACAAACTACTCACACCTCTCGAAAAGAGGGCAAGACATGAACGCAGACGAAGGAAACCCGAGCGATAACTGGAGAGTAGTGGCAGTGAAACTGTTCGAACAGTACGTGCAGAGGACGCCAGGCAGTTGCATGGAGTCGAAGGACTCGTGCGTGGTCTTCATGTTCCAGAACTCAGACCAGGAGTTTGGAATGCTGCAGGCTAACGAGTTAAACAGCACGCTGAG CCTTCTCATGGATGGGTTCCCAGTGGACATTCACAGAGGTAAGGGGTACCTGGAGGTGAGACTGAAGGGAGTTAACAAGGGAAACTCGCTGCTGCACGTGGTCAATAAGTACTCCTCGATCTACGGAGACTTCGACTTCATACTGTGTCTGGGAGACGACAGGAGCGACGAGGAGTCATTCAGAGCACTGGAGGCACTTAAGAGGTCACACCCGCCCACACAGCTGCAGTCGCCGCAGTCGACGCAGCCAGGATCCACAAAACTGGGACCAGCAAAGCCGGACAAAGCATCACAGCTCAGCCCGGCTCAATTCCACCCGCCGGAAGGGACTCGGCAGAAGTCAGGGGAAAAGCCGCAGCGCATGGACTCGAGTAGACAGTCAGGAGGGCACCCGGCGACCTCGACGCTGTCGACAGACTCGGAGCAGGGGAGCTCGGAGAAGAACGCAGTCAAGGACAGCTACATATCGTGCATAGTGGGAAAGAGGCCAAGCAAGGCCAACTATTACCTGAACGATTACCTGGAGGTGGCAAACCTGCTCTCGGCGCTGGCGAACCACATGGACTAG
- a CDS encoding uncharacterized protein (nucleic acid-binding, OB-fold domain containing protein) produces the protein MTYLPSFHFIVLWLLCHTLIFNIGSNPLTPSTRLTYTSLFIRQTEIPHYTAPNAGPKRATTPLYGSRGSVGTSIKSLRNRSDPSKVIRDGTVIDSGPGTNFTVLLDESNKKLRCTLAGRLYLNKVRIWNKSRVKVEVDLIYPEIGRIVDRYAQLI, from the exons ATGACATATCTTCCCTCATTCCACTTCATTGTGCTATGGTTGCTATGCCacacactaatatttaacattgGCTCAAACCCATTGACTCCATCAACAAGGCTGACATACACTTCACTTTTCATCAGACAAACAGAGATTCCACACTACACTGCTCCAAACGCTGGCCCTAAAAGGGCCACAACGCCCCTATATGGCTCCAGAGGCTCTGTTGGCACTAGCATCAAAAGTCTCAGAAACAGGTCGGACCCCTCTAAGGTGATCAGGGACGGCACTGTGATTGACTCTGGCCCCGGCACTAACTTCACAGTTTTACTCGACGAGTCCAACAAGAAG CTTAGATGCACTCTCGCCGGTAGGCTGTACTTGAACAAGGTGAGGATATGGAACAAGTCGCGCGTGAAGGTTGAAGTGGACTTAATATACCCTGAGATCGGCAGAATAGTTGACCGGTACGCACagttaatttaa
- a CDS encoding uncharacterized protein (zinc finger, C2H2-type domain containing protein) encodes MVKVSLPLYRKRRFGESHRILNFKNFVALKEDQISPEKAFQEYSKYLLAFLNNEINLYYNKYEHLPFFLEKYHPYYLEKGFELSKQSFSNLSSQFISNFESGKFNDLLLEISYKRLYGKESSDEHPLPESAYTLNEWALEVPVEYPSTPGQQGGDRNDGRKLSRLQLKTPLETSLLVDVPSSVFIFQLVEALKPYYENVPIYFAEHDKVRTAFITLPETEDLAKVASHLNESKIKLDDIVLVFRPCNPIRERLPMGKTGDFLPDLLPESLDLRLRLDVQLLYLRKIHSYCYYGKFKTNNYVDLWDSGGPGYVRIDLTNELFEKEEGLFPQNPRIRFATFQLADSSHQDQQDNQNDQHGGTTTTPEWEEQLKSTCTVSEQQLLWIKDVESFANKLLETELAPPKFELSESVEEKWKQFCNINTLIDAPDKFRCKLCSKLFNDAKFVWKHLRKLHADSYNQVVVECGLPKMKEIFYNAHRDTRSNPFENLVSIPIIHKPNSSFDDATKEFFKSMDLTGREKRPREYYDFDQPKLKKEFVTFAPDEYSRPSVKYDDL; translated from the exons ATGGTCAAGGTGTCTTTACCATTATATCGTAAAAG AAGATTCGGTGAATCACATCGTATACTAAACTTTAAAAACTTTGTGGCCCTCAAG GAGGACCAAATATCGCCAGAAAAAGCATTTCAAGAGTATTCAAAGTACCTGTTAGCCTTTCTAAACAATGAAATAAACttatattacaataaaTACGAG CACCTGCCGTTTTTTCTTGAAAAATACCACCCATACTATCTTGAAAAGGGATTCGAATTATCCAAACAGTCTTTTTCAAATCTGAGCTCACAATTTATATCG AACTTTGAGTCAGGAAAGTTCAATGATTTGTTGCTGGAAATAAGCTATAAGAGACTTTACGGCAAGGAGTCGTCAGACGAACACCCGCTGCCAGAGTCGGCCTACACACTTAACGAATGGGCACTAGAGGTGCCAGTGGAGTATCCCAGCACGCCTGGGCAGCAAGGAGGAGACCGCAACGATGGTAGGaaa TTGAGTCGCCTGCAGCTTAAAACGCCCCTAGAAACCTCACTGCTAGTGGATGTCCCCTCGTCCGTCTTCATATTTCAACTGGTGGAAGCACTGAAACCGTACTACGAAAACGTACCAATCTACTTCGCAGAACACGACAAGGTCAGAACGGCATTCATAACGCTGCCGGAGACTGAGGACCTGGCGAAGGTAGCGTCCCACCTGAACGAGTCCAAAATCAAGTTGGACGACATAGTGTTGGTGTTTAGGCCATGCAATCCCATAAGAGAGAGGCTCCCA ATGGGAAAAACTGGAGACTTTCTGCCGGACCTGCTCCCGGAGTCGCTGGACCTGAGGCTTAGGCTGGACGTGCAGCTGCTGTACCTGCGCAAAATACACagctactgctactacgGAAAGTTCAAGACAAACAACTACGTGGACCTGTGGGACTCAGGAGGACCAGGATACGTGAGAATAGACCTGACGAACGAACTGTTcgaaaaggaggaaggaCTCTTCCCGCAAAACCCGAGGATCAGGTTCGCCACGTTTCAGCTGGCGGACTCGAGTCACCAGGATCAGCAGGACAATCAGAACGACCAGCACGGGGGGACAACCACGACGCCAGAGTGGGAGGAGCAGCTGAAGTCGACCTGCACAGTGTcggagcagcagctgctctGGATCAAGGACGTGGAGTCGTTCGCgaacaagctgctggagacGGAGCTCGCGCCGCCGAAGTTTGAGCTCTCAGAGTCGGTGGAGGAAAAGTGGAAGCAGTTCTGCAACATCAACACGCTGATCGACGCACCCGACAAGTTCCGCTGCAAGCTCTGCAGTAAGCTCTTCAACGACGCCAAGTTCGTATGGAAGCACCTGCGGAAGCTGCACGCGGACTCGTACAACCAGGTCGTGGTCGAGTGCGGGCTGCcgaagatgaaggagaTCTTCTACAACGCCCACAGGGACACGAGGTCGAACCCGTTTGAGAACCTGGTCTCGATCCCGATCATCCACAAGCCGAACTCGAGCTTTGACGACGCGACCAAGGAGTTCTTCAAGTCGATGGACCTCACGGGGCGCGAGAAGAGGCCGCGGGAGTACTACGACTTTGACCAGCCGAAGCTGAAAAAG GAGTTTGTGACGTTTGCGCCAGATGAGTATTCAAGACCCAGTGTTAAATATGATGACctttaa
- a CDS encoding uncharacterized protein (COG4 transport domain containing protein) — protein MDVLSCSLKELEDAENEILGELSVLENQALEHLRGATALADTNGDRSGDVNLFRLGSLDRADSPVVDSFSVASGSFGTQSLGRLDSGVSRAISLGETQETGTNRNANRAASMTFSSGRSSIGLGDNFYRIESFGNRLKTIANESDCVLNKLKCAVSIVECASVLYQSASKLLSLWDTSKSMELLFEQVGRYVEQVELAKKNGYWNEALIVITKGHIGQVIASLKWAVLRYLRVADRPKMLTRLAVCLGSETEVFKCYLSAIRAEFPQTTSASNAAGIGSGSGTSGLTKMTAGSEVKTLKSALKRARNALIYQANVVLSELGGGYYIQICREIHEHVSVEVAAMFVEFVKLHFTAVLPSGAAAGGAVDSGDNAIGTSGIDNVTLYSTSGAYGGTVNTQGCVTNAHGAAAAHSNIATSSTSYHGGMGATTNNHPNSPNSASNSFNSAPNSFNSAPNSFNSASNGAVKTALTTSAAATAQVAATTSYNASGVSNRAGSFHGVTSGSTSSNSASYSTNGPTSSANEAHLATNTALNHRDNATSSHNSLESEALLSRLKRALEDANVVETVVADSKYQTVLDTIAMMASLWSDFESALRDSTRPPLAHPPLTNNTYGTDGLVTLSLATKTLQSLLSAYVQLQHVFILKYVKQAIQVDAIYQSVSTLVDDVFFILQKSQQRSIGTGDLQTACATFNQTSAIIGGELKTALVGNLVESRSLYERWAQKLDNLSSSSVQTMLEDHLKKTRGSIPDSIGSKHSFVHSLNNVEECLGLLEKFKQEMSESFADRFFKEKQQQNLLIDNTIQTLDSVASELEEILNTCCEYVFNILKDHLNDPLLKFGAVDFEMDDEKYSRSQNDESFADQLVSVLNVILGHLDTNYTPKVALKCMTNLVEKLSKYLETATLSKRFTIYGAVYFDTAIRSLVYACSSYNQEIRRQFTALLQISDVLNVNNRDDLMLLKGIPGYSYRLS, from the exons ATGGACGTTCTTTCCTGCTCATTGAAGGAATTGGAAGACGCAGAAAATGAGATTCTAGGCGAGTTGAGCGTTCTAGAGAACCAGGCGCTGGAACACCTACGAGGAGCAACAGCACTCGCGGACACCAACGGAGATAGAAGCGGCGACGTTAACCTCTTCAGGCTCGGCAGCCTCGACAGGGCGGACTCCCCAGTCGTCGACAGCTTCAGCGTGGCAAGTGGGAGTTTCGGGACTCAGTCGCTGGGAAGACTTGATTCGGGAGTGAGCAGAGCGATTTCACTGGGCGAAACCCAAGAAACGGGCACAAACAGGAACGCCAACAGGGCCGCGAGCATGACGTTCAGCAGCGGCAGGAGCTCCATCGGCCTCGGAGACAACTTTTACAGGATAGAGTCATTCGGAAACAGACTGAAGACGATAGCGAACGAGAGCGACTGCGTGCTGAACAAGCTGAAGTGCGCAGTGAGCATAGTGGAGTGTGCGAGCGTGCTGTACCAGTCGGCGTCAAAGCTG CTTAGCTTGTGGGACACCAGTAAATCGATGGAACTGCTATTTGAGCAGGTTGGCAGGTACGTTGAGCAGGTGGAGTTGGCGAAGAAGAACGGATACTGGAACGAGGCACTAATAGTTATCACCAAGGGCCACATAGGCCAGGTGATAGCAAGTTTGAAGTGGGCAGTGCTAAGGTACTTGAGA GTTGCAGACAGGCCGAAGATGCTGACGAGGCTGGCAGTGTGCCTCGGCTCAGAGACGGAAGTGTTCAAGTGTTACCTGAGTGCAATAAGGGCAGAGTTCCCTCAAACCACCTCCGCTTCCAATGCCGCTGGCATTGGAAGTGGCAGTGGTACGAGTGGCTTGACTAAAATGACTGCAGGGAGTGAAGTCAAGACGCTGAAAAGTGCATTGAAAAGGGCGAGAAACGCGCTCATATACCAGGCCAACGTGGTTCTGAGTGAGTTGGGAGGAGGCTACTACATACAAATATGCAGAGAAATACACGAACACGTGTCCGTGGAGGTGGCGGCCATGTTTGTGGAGTTCGTGAAGCTGCACTTCACGGCAGTCCTACCGTCAGGtgcagcagctggtggAGCGGTTGACAGCGGCGACAACGCTATCGGCACCAGTGGAATTGACAATGTTACTCTCTACAGCACGAGTGGTGCCTACGGCGGCACAGTTAACACTCAGGGCTGTGTCACGAATGCACACggtgctgctgctgctcatAGTAACATTGCTACCAGTAGCACCAGTTACCACGGCGGTATGGGTGCTACCACCAATAATCATCCAAATAGCCCAAACAGTGCTTCAAATAGCTTCAACAGTGCTCCAAATAGCTTCAACAGTGCTCCAAATAGCTTCAACAGTGCTTCAAATGGCGCAGTGAAAACGGCATTAACAACGTCTGCGGCAGCTACAGCACAGGTGGCGGCAACAACGAGTTATAACGCCTCAGGCGTGTCCAATCGAGCCGGGTCCTTTCATGGTGTCACCAGTGGTAGCACCAGCAGCAACAGCGCCTCTTATTCAACAAATGGCCCGACAAGTTCAGCCAATGAAGCACATTTGGCCACAAACACAGCCCTAAATCACCGGGACAACGCCACCAGTAGCCACAACAGTTTGGAGAGCGAAGCGCTGCTGAGTCGACTAAAAAGAGCCTTGGAGGACGCGAATGTTGTGGAAACTGTAGTCGCAGACTCGAAGTACCAGACGGTGCTGGACACCATAGCAATGATGGCCTCGCTGTGGAGTGACTTCGAGTCGGCACTGAGGGACTCGACAAGGCCA CCACTTGCCCA CCCGCCACTCACTAATAACACTTACGGCACTGACGGGCTCGTCACCCTAAGTCTGGCCACGAAGACACTCCAGTCACTGTTGAGCGCCTACGTGCAGCTGCAGCACGTGTTCATCCTAAAGTACGTCAAGCAGGCGATTCAAGTCGACGCAATCTACCAGTCGGTTAGCACTCTGGTCGACGACGTGTTCTTCATACTGCAGAAGTCGCAGCAGAGGTCAATCGGAACCGGTGACCTTCAGACGGCATGCGCGACGTTCAACCAGACGTCAGCGATTATCGGGGGTGAGCTAAAAACAGCACTTGTTGGCAACCTCGTGGAAAGCAGATCGTTATACGAGCGATGGGCCCAG AAGTTGGACAATCTGAGCAGCTCATCAGTTCAAACAATGCTCGAAGATCACTTGAAGAAAACACGAGGCTCCATTCCAGACTCGATTGGTTCAAAGCACAGCTTTGTCCACAGCTTGAACAACGTCGAGGAGTGCCTAGGTCTGTTGGAAAAATTCAAGCAGGAGATGAGTGAATCCTTTGCCGACCGCTTTTTCAAGG aaaaacaacaacagaACCTTCTGATCGACAACACCATACAAACGCTGGACTCAGTGGCGAGTGAGCTTGAGGAGATACTGAACACGTGCTGCGAGTACGTTTTCAACATCCTGAAGGACCACTTGAACGACCCACTGCTCAAGTTCGGCGCAGTCGACTTTGAAATGGACGACGAAAAGTACTCACGTTCACAG AACGATGAGTCTTTTGCCGATCAACTAGTATCAGTATTAAACGTAATCCTTGGACACCTGGACACAAACTACACACCGAAGGTCGCTCTCAAGTGCATGACTAACTTGGTTGAGAAG CTCTCCAAGTATCTGGAAACAGCTACTCTCAGTAAGAGGTTTACCATTTATGGCGCAGTCTACTTTGACACTGCCATTAGGTCGCTCGTCTACGCGTGTTCCAGCTACAACCAGGAGATTCGCAGGCAG TTTACCGCCTTGCTTCAAATATCGGACGTGCTGAACGTCAATAACCGCGACGACCTAATGCTACTGAAAGGTATCCCTGGCTACAGTTACCGCCTTTCTTAA